In a genomic window of Muntiacus reevesi chromosome 1, mMunRee1.1, whole genome shotgun sequence:
- the KCNJ13 gene encoding inward rectifier potassium channel 13: MDGSHCKVIAPLLTQRRRRMVTKDGHSTLQMDGAQTGLAYLRDAWGTLMDMRWRWMMLVFSASFVTHWLVFAVLWYVLAEMNGDLGLDHDAPPENHTICVKYITSFAAAFSFSLETQLTIGYGTMFPSGDCPSAIALLAIQMLLGLMLEAFITGAFVAKIARPKNRAFSIRFTDLAVVAQIDGKPNLIFQVANTRPSPLTNVRVSAILYQERENGKLYQTSVDFHLDGISSEECPFFIFPLTYYHSITPSSPLATLLQHENPPHFELVVFLSATQEGTGEACQRRTSYLPSEIMLRHCFASLLTRGSKGEYQIKMENFDKTIPEFQTPLVSKSPNRTDLDIHINGQSIDSFQISETGLIE, encoded by the exons ATGGATGGCAGTCACTGCAAAGTTATTGCTCCTCTCCTGACTCAGAGACGCCGGAGGATGGTTACCAAGGATGGTCACAGCACACTTCAAATGGATGGCGCTCAAACAGGTCTTGCGTATCTTCGAGACGCCTGGGGAACCCTAATGGACATGCGCTGGCGTTGGATGATGCTGGTCTTCTCCGCCTCTTTTGTCACCCACTGGCTTGTCTTTGCAGTGCTCTGGTATGTTCTAGCTGAGATGAATGGTGACCTGGGACTAGATCATGACGCCCCACCTGAAAACCACACTATCTGTGTCAAGTACATCACCAGTTTCGCAGCGGCATTCTCCTTCTCCCTGGAGACACAGCTCACCATTGGTTACGGCACCATGTTCCCCAGCGGTGACTGTCCAAGTGCAATCGCCCTGCTTGCCATACAAATGCTCCTAGGCCTCATGCTAGAGGCTTTTATCACAG GTGCCTTTGTGGCGAAGATTGCCCGGCCAAAAAATCGAGCTTTCTCAATCCGCTTTACTGACTTAGCAGTAGTAGCTCAGATAGATGGCAAACCTAACCTCATTTTCCAAGTGGCCAACACCCGACCTAGCCCTCTAACCAATGTCCGGGTCTCAGCGATACTCTATCAGGAACGAGAAAACGGCAAACTCTACCAGACCAGTGTGGACTTCCACCTTGACGGCATCAGTTCTGAGGAGTGTCCATTCTTTATCTTTCCACTCACCTACTACCACTCTATTACACCATCAAGTCCTCTGGCTACTCTGCTCCAGCATGAAAACCCTCCCCACTTTGAACTAGTCGTGTTCCTTTCAGCAACGCAGGAAGGCACTGGAGAAGCGTGCCAGAGGAGGACATCCTACCTGCCCTCCGAGATCATGTTACGTCACTGTTTTGCATCTCTGTTGACCCGAGGCTCCAAGGGAGAATATCAAATCAAGATGGAGAATTTTGACAAGACTATTCCTGAATTTCAAACTCCTCTGGTCTCCAAGAGCCCAAACAGGACTGACCTGGACATCCACATCAATGGACAAAGCATTGACAGTTTTCAGATCTCTGAAACAGGACTGATAGAGTAA